A single window of Archangium gephyra DNA harbors:
- a CDS encoding zinc-binding alcohol dehydrogenase family protein, protein MKAVALKRYLPSSDPESLLDVELPDPAPQGRDLLVRVHAISVNPADVKVRSPKDKTESSPRVLGWDASGVVEATGPDVKLFKRGDAVYYAGSILRPGCDSELHLVDERIVGPKPKSLDDAQAAALPLTALTAYEALFDRCAIDPGGRHSGRTLLVINGAGGVGSIAIQLARLAGLRVIATASRPESQQWCRDMGAHHVINHREDIPQQLKGVDIPEVDYVFNTVDTAGYWNTMCDVIKPFGRMVSIVETSQPLDLGRLMGKSVSFSWELMFTRSRFQTQDMEEQHRALKQVAEWLDAGRLRTTLTEKLSPINAANLRAAHAKVESGKMVGKLVLSGWR, encoded by the coding sequence CTCCGATCCCGAGTCCCTGCTCGACGTGGAATTACCGGACCCGGCTCCCCAGGGGCGGGACTTGCTCGTCCGCGTCCACGCCATCTCCGTCAACCCCGCGGACGTGAAGGTCCGCTCGCCCAAGGACAAGACCGAGTCCTCGCCGCGTGTGCTCGGCTGGGATGCCTCGGGTGTGGTGGAGGCCACCGGGCCGGACGTGAAGCTCTTCAAGCGCGGGGACGCCGTCTACTACGCGGGCAGCATCCTGCGCCCCGGCTGTGACAGCGAGCTGCACCTGGTGGACGAGCGCATCGTCGGTCCCAAGCCGAAGTCGCTCGATGACGCCCAGGCGGCCGCCCTGCCCCTCACCGCGCTCACCGCCTACGAGGCCCTCTTCGATCGCTGCGCCATCGACCCGGGCGGCAGGCACTCGGGCCGCACGCTCCTCGTCATCAACGGCGCGGGCGGGGTGGGCTCCATCGCCATCCAGCTCGCCAGGCTGGCGGGCTTGCGCGTCATCGCCACCGCCTCCCGTCCCGAGTCCCAGCAGTGGTGCCGCGACATGGGCGCCCACCACGTCATCAACCACCGCGAGGACATCCCCCAGCAGCTCAAGGGCGTGGACATCCCCGAGGTCGACTACGTCTTCAACACCGTCGACACCGCGGGCTACTGGAACACCATGTGCGACGTCATCAAGCCCTTCGGCCGCATGGTCTCCATCGTCGAGACGAGCCAGCCCCTCGACCTCGGCCGGCTGATGGGCAAGAGCGTGAGCTTCTCGTGGGAGCTCATGTTCACCCGCTCGCGCTTCCAGACGCAGGACATGGAGGAGCAGCACCGCGCCCTGAAGCAGGTGGCCGAGTGGCTCGACGCCGGCCGCCTCCGCACGACGCTCACCGAGAAGCTCTCGCCCATCAACGCCGCCAACCTCCGCGCGGCGCACGCGAAGGTCGAGTCCGGGAAGATGGTGGGCAAGCTCGTCCTCTCCGGGTGGCGCTGA